In Pseudoliparis swirei isolate HS2019 ecotype Mariana Trench chromosome 9, NWPU_hadal_v1, whole genome shotgun sequence, a genomic segment contains:
- the LOC130199954 gene encoding basic proline-rich protein-like: FPPAPGLPPGPPRVPGIGSRPGIGSRPGASGLAGIGSRPGPRARGPPPGLARGPGAAGAPGLAHRRARGSPIPRDRGSGPGPPGLAGPGARPTGLAGIGSRPGSGLARPGPPSSGPGIGARRDRVSPSARVRPHRVSPGARGSPGIGSPPRPASGLAHRGVSPRAPGLAGPIGFAGIGARGPSGSPRPASGLAPGPRGSPGPGLARGPRGSPPGPPGLAAGSRPHRVRPARVRGPGSAGAGSRRAGGPGIGAPGIGSRPAGPPVGAPGAGFARPGFARPGSRRPARVSPAGRRARAPGPPGAGSRPRRVCRHRVSPGAGSRPPGLARHRVSPPGLPHRGPRPPPGLARDRVSPGSRGSPDRAPAGSLPGPRGPPGAPASGLAPPGSRPRGPGARPGIGSAHGPGAPPRAPPGLAGIGSRRGPGARPSGGPGARRGPGARPGIGSRRAGAPAGARRRVSPRAPRVSPRARPGRGLAPGSGLAPGAGSRPGSGSRRRESELKSYEARRWGRGWGGGRWAAA; encoded by the exons TTCCCCCCGGCGCCGGGTCTGCCGCCCGGGCCCCCCCGGGtccccggcatcgggtctcgccccggcatcgggtctcgcccggg ggcatcgggtctcgccgggatcgggtctcgccccgGCCCCCGGGCTCGGGGCCCCCCGCCGGGTCtcgcccggggccccggggccgccggggccccggggctcgCCCATCGGCGGGCCCGGGGCTCGCCCATCCCCCGGGATCGGGGCTCCGGGCCGGGGCCCCCGGGTCTCGCCGGGCCCGGGGCTCGCCCCACGGGTCTcgccgggatcgggtctcgcccgggatcgggtctcgcccggccGGGGCCCCCATCGTCGGGCCCCGGGATCGGGGCTcgccgggatcgggtctcgccatCGGCCCGGGTTCGcccgcatcgggtctcgcccggggCCCGGGGCTcgcccgggatcgggtctcCCCCCcgcccggcatcgggtctcgcccatCGGGGGGTTTCCCCCCGGGCGCCGGGTTTGGCCGGCCCCATCGGGTTTGCCGGGATCGGGGCTCGGGGGCCCTCGGGTTCCCCCcgcccggcatcgggtctcgccccggggccccggggctcgCCCGGCCCGGGTCTCgcccgggggccccggggctcccccccggggcccccggggcTCGCCGCCGGGTCTCGCCCCCATCGGGTCCGCCCGGCCCGGGTCCGGGGCCCGGGCTCGGCCGGGGCCGGGTCTCGCCGGGCCGGGGGCCCCGGGATCGGGGcccccggcatcgggtctcgccccgcCGGGCCCCCGGTCGGGGCCCCCGGCGCCGGGTTTGCCCGGCCCGGGTTTGCCCGGCCCGGGTCTCGCCGCCCGGCCCGGGTCTCGCCCGCCGGGCGCCGGGCTCGGGCGCCGGGGCCCCCCGGCGCCGGGTCTCGCCCCCGCCGGGTttgccggcatcgggtctcgcccggggCCGGGTCTCGCCCGCCGGGTCtcgcccggcatcgggtctcgcccccGGGTTTGCCGCATCGGGGCCCCCGCCCGCCCCCGGGTCTcgcccgggatcgggtctcgcccggctCCCGGGGCTCGCCCGATCGGGCCCCCGCCGGGTCTTTgccggggccccgggggccccccggggcccccgcatcgggtctcgccccgcCCGGGTCTCGCCCTCGGGGCCCCGGGGCTCGCCCCGGGATCGGGTCTGCCCACGGGCCCGGGGCTCCCCCCCGGGCGCCGCCGGGGCTcgccgggatcgggtctcgccggggccccggggctcgCCCATCGGGCGGGCCCGGGGCTcgccggggccccggggctcgccccgggatcgggtctcgccgggccGGGGCGCCGGCCGGGGCTCGCCGCCGGGTCTCGCCCCGGGCCCCCCGGGTCTCGCCCCGGG CCCGCCCGGGTCGGGGGCTCGCCCCGGGATCGGGGCTCGCCCCGGGGGCCGGGTCTcgcccgggatcgg GCAGTCGGAGGCGAGAAAGTGAGCTGAAGAGTTATGAGGCTCGCCGGTGGGGCAGAGGCTGGGGTGGTGGGCGTTGGGCCGCTGCCTAA
- the si:ch211-156j16.1 gene encoding podoplanin: MNVQLLLVLALAGPFCAFTHASPTEIPKDLDVGTVAETVPEVTGATKVDFTIITGPPVIDPAVATEVVPTEVVPTEVVPAEEVPTEEVAAAEVVTEAAPPAITVNTEEVVVETEAAASEATEPIITDPPVVETAAPTETAQVEVQPTGASMADVVIEDDPEEGLSSGQVVGIVIGALLAVVIVIAVVIAAVRRMGKYSP; this comes from the exons ATGAATGttcagctgctgctggtgttggcCCTGGCCGGCCCCTTCTGCGCCTTCACACATGCAA GCCCCACAGAGATCCCCAAAGACCTCGATGTTGGGACTGTAGCAGAAACCGTACCGGAAGTCACAGGGGCTACGAAAGTGGACTTTACTATAATCACCGGTCCTCCTGTAATCGATCCAGCGGTGGCAACAGAAGTAGTCCCAACAGAAGTAGTCCCAACAGAAGTAGTCCCAGCAGAAGAAGTCCCAACAGAAGAAGTCGCCGCAGCAGAAGTTGTCACCGAGGCGGCGCCTCCCGCCATCACAGTCAATACTGAAGAGGTCGTCGTTGAAACGGAGGCCGCTGCTTCTGAGGCAACAGAACCCATCATCACTGACCCCCCTGTCGTGGAGACCGCAGCCCCCACTGAGACGGCACAGGTCGAGGTCCAACCCACGGGAGCTTCCATGGCCGACGTGGTCATTGAAGACGACCCAGAGG AGGGCCTGAGTTCAGGCCAGGTCGTCGGCATCGTGATCGGCGCTCTGCTGGCCGTTGTCATCGTCATCGCCGTGGTGATTGCTGCGGTGAGGAGAATGGGAAAATACTC CCCTTGA